The following are encoded together in the Mercenaria mercenaria strain notata unplaced genomic scaffold, MADL_Memer_1 contig_3355, whole genome shotgun sequence genome:
- the LOC128546109 gene encoding uncharacterized protein LOC128546109, with amino-acid sequence MLLEREVLLAAMKGPREKGQSPTQPLPHQPNDEAIIALSENTRYRNSRRTTVTTPNVPIPVPVTESVSSVSIQTQHIVDTLTDKLEAIVENKIQQVLGQSGQARPQQVQAPETVPTQQLQQQQQQAESLDDRAQSVFTGNSGCLTSASLQSSPSIPLHASVNLKIKEKIWADEFVDFSTSFSKSQESFSLTITPTGISSFSQSNPRKFITIEQWTDIFAVFSSVYRQKYPDTAEQLAQYSNTVRAIAKARGNWHYYDVQFRQLRQSHPFSWDSIHHELYIKALSQKQPFRPNGPQTGQSRKTATNSIVEIDAQDASTNTNVKHAPAITHTINAGSEHPTVPPKIQITRVSHNPTGQTPPNKANR; translated from the coding sequence ATGCTTCTAGAAAGAGAAGTGTTGCTAGCAGCAATGAAGGGGCCAAGAGAAAAAGGGCAGTCTCCCACACAGCCACTACCACATCAGCCAAATGATGAAGCCATTATTGCTCTCAGTGAAAACACTAGATATAGAAACTCTAGGAGAACAACAGTTACAACACCCAATGTACCAATACCAGTTCCTGTCACAGAAAGTGTTTCAAGTGTTTCAATACAAACTCAACATATCGTTGACACGTTAACAGATAAACTTGAGGCTATAGTCGAGAATAAGATACAACAAGTTTTGGGTCAAAGTGGACAAGCACGTCCACAACAGGTACAGGCCCCAGAAACAGTTCCCACGCAacagttacaacaacaacaacaacaggcgGAATCACTGGATGACCGGGCACAAAGTGTATTTACTGGTAATTCTGGTTGTCTCACTTCAGCTTCTTTACAATCCTCCCCATCAATTCCACTCCATGCATCAGttaatctgaaaataaaagaaaagatctGGGCTGACGAATTTGTAGATTTTTCAACTTCTTTTAGTAAGTCTCAGGAATCGTTCAGCTTAACAATCACGCCAACGGGCATTTCTTCCTTTTCACAGTCAAACCCAAGAAAATTCATAACAATTGAGCAATGGACTGATATTTTTGCAGTCTTTTCATCTGTATACAGGCAAAAGTATCCGGACACTGCTGAACAACTAGCCCAATACAGTAACACTGTGCGGGCAATTGCCAAAGCTAGGGGTAACTGGCATTATTATGATGTGCAGTTCAGACAGCTCCGTCAGAGTCACCCATTTTCTTGGGACTCAATTCACCATGAGCTATACATCAAAGCTCTAAGTCAGAAGCAGCCCTTTCGGCCAAATGGCCCACAAACGGGCCAATCTAGAAAAACTGCAACAAATTCAATCGTGGAGATAGATGCACAGGATGCATCTACCAACACAAATGTAAAACATGCTCCGGCAATCACCCACACTATAAATGCTGGAAGCGAACATCCGACGGTGCCCCCAAAAATTCAAATAACGCGGGTCAGTCACAACCCAACAGGTCAAACCCCACCAAACAAAGCCAATAGATAA